Proteins encoded together in one Candidatus Baltobacteraceae bacterium window:
- a CDS encoding acetyl-CoA C-acyltransferase → MVREVWVIDAVRTPIGRYGGTLATVRPDDLAAAVVRAIVDRNGVSPERIDDVHFGAANQSGEDNRNVARMAALLAGLPVEVPGATVNRLCGSSLQALNSAAQAIAFGEGDVMIAGGVESMTRAPYVLPKSETPFGRKQELFDTVLGWRMVNPKMPREWTISLGETAEKVAEQYGISRAEQDRFAYDSQLKCKAAMNRDAFDDEIVPVVVSAGQRNRTTDVTVAKDEHPRPDTTLESLAKLKPAFKDGGTVTAGNSSGINDGAAAVLLCEAETARRLNWRPMARVVACASAGVAPDLMGLGPIPATRKALRHAGLSVASLDVVEINEAFASQALACMRDLELNAATTNPNGGAIALGHPLGASGARIATTLLHELRRRGGRYGLATMCIGVGQGIATIFERV, encoded by the coding sequence ATGGTGCGCGAGGTCTGGGTCATCGATGCGGTGCGCACGCCGATCGGGCGGTACGGCGGCACGCTGGCGACGGTGCGTCCCGACGATCTCGCCGCGGCGGTCGTACGTGCAATCGTCGACCGCAACGGTGTTTCGCCGGAACGGATCGACGACGTGCATTTCGGTGCGGCCAATCAAAGCGGCGAAGATAATCGCAACGTCGCGCGCATGGCCGCGCTCTTAGCGGGTTTACCGGTCGAAGTTCCGGGCGCGACCGTCAACCGTCTCTGCGGATCGAGCCTGCAGGCGCTCAACTCTGCGGCGCAGGCGATTGCTTTCGGTGAAGGCGACGTCATGATCGCCGGCGGCGTCGAGTCGATGACGCGCGCGCCTTACGTCTTGCCGAAAAGCGAGACGCCGTTCGGCCGAAAGCAAGAGCTCTTCGATACCGTGCTCGGCTGGCGCATGGTCAACCCGAAAATGCCGCGCGAGTGGACGATCTCGCTCGGCGAAACGGCCGAGAAGGTTGCCGAACAATACGGGATCTCGCGTGCCGAACAAGACCGCTTCGCTTACGACTCGCAGTTGAAGTGCAAGGCGGCGATGAATCGCGATGCGTTCGACGACGAGATCGTCCCCGTCGTGGTGAGCGCGGGGCAGCGAAATCGAACCACGGACGTAACCGTCGCCAAAGACGAGCATCCGCGACCCGACACCACGCTGGAATCGTTGGCCAAGCTCAAGCCGGCGTTCAAAGACGGCGGAACGGTAACGGCCGGCAACTCGTCGGGCATCAACGACGGGGCCGCGGCCGTGCTGTTATGTGAGGCGGAGACGGCGCGCCGCTTGAACTGGCGCCCGATGGCGCGCGTCGTCGCGTGCGCGTCGGCGGGCGTCGCACCCGACCTGATGGGGCTCGGCCCAATCCCCGCGACGAGAAAGGCCCTGCGTCACGCCGGACTCAGTGTTGCGTCGCTCGACGTGGTCGAAATCAACGAGGCGTTCGCGTCGCAGGCGCTCGCCTGCATGCGCGACCTGGAGTTGAACGCCGCGACGACGAATCCCAACGGCGGTGCCATCGCGCTGGGTCATCCTTTGGGAGCCTCCGGCGCGCGAATCGCGACGACGCTGCTGCACGAGCTGCGCCGCCGCGGCGGGCGCTACGGACTGGCGACGATGTGCATCGGCGTCGGTCAAGGAATCGCAACGATCTTCGAACGTGTGTAA
- a CDS encoding aldehyde dehydrogenase family protein → MLTTTKTQLLIGGQWRDAEGSATYENCNPATGAPLAGVAEATRTDVDAAVAAARTAFDTGKWASMPASRRAKILYKMAQLIGERANDLALLEVRDNGKALSTARGEMGAIVDCFEFYAGAATKNYGETIPPPLPTYLASTVREPVGVVGAIVPWNFPLLLASWKVAPALATGCTIVLKPAPATPLTALELGKIALEAGVPEGVLNIVTGSTRELGQWIVEHPAIDKIAFTGSTATGKIVAATAAQTLKRVTLELGGKSPSIVFDDADVDGAVAGALYGIYYNAGQTCEARSRILVQATVYDRFVTAFAEKSAKLRVGDPEDPQTHVGAITMREQLDKIKSYCEIGAFEGAKAIFGGAPPAMGGPLAGGMFWSPTAFEAERHHRVAREEIFGPVATLVRFENEAEAVAIANDSDYGLSASVWSQNVGRVNRVARALRTGTVAINTPYAIFPGIPFGGYKQSGYGRELGMETMRLYSETKSLLTYIGEKPMDPFKV, encoded by the coding sequence ATGCTGACGACGACCAAAACCCAACTCCTCATCGGCGGACAGTGGCGCGACGCCGAAGGAAGCGCAACCTACGAGAACTGCAATCCGGCGACCGGTGCGCCCCTGGCCGGCGTCGCCGAAGCGACGCGGACTGATGTGGATGCGGCCGTTGCCGCGGCGCGCACGGCGTTCGATACCGGCAAGTGGGCGTCGATGCCCGCATCGCGCCGCGCGAAGATCCTGTACAAGATGGCGCAGCTCATCGGCGAACGCGCGAACGATCTAGCGCTGCTCGAGGTGCGCGACAACGGTAAGGCGCTGTCGACGGCAAGAGGCGAGATGGGGGCTATCGTAGACTGCTTCGAGTTCTACGCGGGCGCGGCCACCAAAAACTACGGCGAGACGATTCCGCCGCCGCTGCCGACGTATCTCGCCAGTACCGTTCGCGAACCCGTCGGCGTGGTGGGCGCGATCGTTCCGTGGAACTTTCCGCTGCTGCTCGCATCGTGGAAAGTCGCCCCGGCTTTGGCGACGGGTTGCACGATCGTGCTCAAGCCGGCCCCCGCAACTCCGCTGACCGCGCTCGAGCTCGGCAAGATCGCGTTGGAAGCGGGCGTTCCCGAAGGCGTGCTCAACATCGTTACCGGCTCGACCCGCGAGCTGGGGCAATGGATCGTCGAGCATCCGGCGATCGACAAGATTGCGTTCACGGGATCGACGGCTACCGGGAAGATCGTCGCCGCAACCGCCGCCCAGACGCTCAAGCGCGTGACGTTGGAACTGGGCGGCAAATCGCCGTCGATCGTTTTCGACGACGCCGACGTCGACGGTGCCGTCGCCGGCGCGCTCTACGGTATCTACTACAACGCGGGACAAACGTGCGAAGCACGCTCGCGCATTTTGGTGCAGGCGACCGTATACGATCGATTCGTTACCGCGTTCGCCGAGAAATCGGCGAAGCTGCGCGTCGGCGATCCCGAAGATCCGCAGACGCACGTCGGTGCAATCACGATGCGCGAGCAGCTCGACAAGATCAAGTCCTACTGCGAGATCGGCGCGTTCGAAGGCGCCAAGGCCATATTCGGCGGTGCTCCGCCGGCGATGGGGGGGCCGCTTGCCGGCGGAATGTTCTGGAGCCCGACGGCATTCGAAGCCGAGCGGCATCACCGCGTCGCACGCGAAGAGATTTTTGGTCCGGTTGCTACGCTCGTGCGCTTCGAGAACGAAGCCGAAGCGGTCGCGATCGCCAACGACAGCGATTACGGGCTATCGGCCAGCGTCTGGTCGCAAAACGTGGGGCGCGTAAACCGCGTCGCTCGCGCGCTGCGCACCGGCACCGTTGCGATCAACACGCCGTACGCGATTTTCCCCGGCATTCCGTTCGGTGGATACAAGCAATCGGGCTACGGTCGCGAGCTCGGCATGGAGACCATGCGGCTGTACAGCGAAACAAAGAGCTTGCTGACGTATATCGGCGAGAAACCGATGGACCCGTTTAAGGTATAA
- a CDS encoding PaaX family transcriptional regulator C-terminal domain-containing protein has translation MALEVKRPVTRPNSFIFTLFGDVVERGGGDHSLALGDLIRLMGSFGVSEAAVRQAVSRMARQGWLVAERRGNRAFYAVTERGRRRIEELNPRIYGPVIEWDGRWRILTYTVEEARRERRDRLRKELAVLGWAPLSASIWISPGDSLAAARSAAESAGAGADVHLFLGEYRGPLGDRELVARCWDLETIARAYREFVDRYAPRLERERDARGLSDDAAFVERLWLVHDYRRFTYLDPGLPSELVPAHWPGTAAAAIFREYYELLKMKSLRYLSQRYLE, from the coding sequence ATGGCTCTCGAAGTCAAGCGGCCTGTCACTCGCCCGAATTCCTTTATCTTCACGCTTTTCGGGGACGTCGTCGAGCGCGGAGGGGGCGACCATTCCCTAGCACTCGGCGATCTGATCCGGCTCATGGGCTCCTTCGGCGTTTCCGAAGCAGCCGTGCGTCAGGCCGTCTCGCGAATGGCGCGCCAAGGTTGGCTGGTCGCCGAGCGCCGGGGAAATCGGGCCTTTTATGCAGTGACCGAACGCGGCCGCCGGCGGATCGAAGAGCTCAACCCGCGGATCTACGGACCCGTCATCGAGTGGGACGGCCGCTGGCGAATACTGACCTATACAGTAGAGGAAGCGCGCCGCGAACGCCGCGACCGCCTGCGCAAAGAGCTTGCCGTTCTAGGATGGGCACCGCTGTCCGCGTCGATCTGGATTTCGCCGGGCGATTCGCTCGCTGCCGCCCGATCGGCAGCCGAATCGGCCGGCGCAGGCGCCGACGTTCATCTGTTTCTTGGCGAATACCGCGGGCCGCTCGGCGACCGCGAGCTCGTCGCGCGCTGCTGGGACCTCGAGACGATCGCTCGCGCGTATCGCGAGTTCGTCGATCGCTACGCCCCCCGGCTGGAGCGGGAACGTGACGCGCGCGGTTTGAGCGACGACGCTGCCTTCGTCGAGCGTCTGTGGCTCGTGCACGACTACCGGAGGTTCACCTATCTCGATCCGGGTCTACCGTCCGAGCTCGTGCCGGCGCACTGGCCCGGCACGGCAGCCGCGGCGATTTTCCGCGAATATTACGAGTTGCTGAAAATGAAATCGCTGCGCTACTTGTCGCAGCGGTACTTGGAGTAG
- a CDS encoding Phenylacetic acid catabolic protein, producing the protein MARISTFDDWIDMLKEWQHDIGLDRDLIERFMPGYEFEAKYGDLPISEIYFGDFKGDRRWEKVREIPDQRMRDAVLNMVVFQGDTEFASNEQQRFLVNNAPSEYDLASLVRIMVEETRHGYQMCHLLVNHFGSEGKIEAQKMLERRAFGKKNRLLNAFNDDVTHWLDFFAYTNFMDRDGKFQLTMLQHSSFAPLAQSMGPMLKEESFHMGTGITGLRRIAKAAVIPVDLQQKYYNKWISGSLDLFGTDHSGSAQWAYTWGIKGRVDEDKTGDTVDKEHLNERARRQFYEEVSGTVARVNEVNPSETKLYVPDMKFNRKIGDYAGERYAVDGRKLTEDEWNAYAPSVLPTPADDDVLKAFFKNPNWIASKGNLN; encoded by the coding sequence ATGGCCCGCATTTCCACTTTCGACGACTGGATCGACATGCTCAAGGAGTGGCAGCACGATATCGGGCTCGACCGCGACCTGATCGAGCGCTTCATGCCCGGCTACGAGTTCGAAGCCAAATACGGCGACCTGCCGATCTCTGAGATCTACTTCGGCGACTTCAAGGGCGATCGTCGCTGGGAGAAAGTACGCGAGATACCGGATCAGCGCATGCGCGACGCGGTGCTCAACATGGTCGTTTTTCAGGGCGACACCGAGTTCGCCTCGAACGAGCAGCAGCGCTTTTTGGTCAACAACGCGCCGAGCGAATACGATCTCGCGTCGCTCGTTCGCATCATGGTGGAAGAGACGCGTCACGGCTATCAGATGTGCCATCTGCTGGTGAATCATTTCGGAAGCGAAGGCAAGATCGAAGCGCAGAAGATGCTCGAGCGCCGCGCGTTCGGCAAGAAGAACCGGCTGCTCAACGCATTCAACGACGACGTCACGCACTGGCTCGATTTTTTTGCCTACACGAACTTCATGGATCGCGACGGAAAGTTCCAGCTGACGATGCTCCAGCATTCGAGCTTCGCGCCGCTGGCACAGTCGATGGGCCCGATGCTCAAGGAAGAGTCGTTTCACATGGGTACCGGCATCACGGGTTTGCGCCGTATCGCCAAGGCCGCAGTCATTCCGGTCGACCTGCAGCAGAAGTACTACAACAAATGGATCTCCGGATCGCTCGACCTGTTCGGCACCGATCACTCCGGATCGGCGCAGTGGGCGTATACGTGGGGCATCAAGGGACGCGTCGACGAGGACAAGACCGGCGACACCGTCGACAAGGAGCACCTCAACGAGCGGGCTCGCAGACAGTTCTACGAGGAGGTCAGCGGCACGGTCGCGCGTGTGAACGAGGTCAATCCGAGCGAGACGAAGCTCTACGTTCCCGACATGAAGTTCAACCGTAAGATCGGCGACTACGCCGGCGAGCGGTACGCGGTCGATGGCCGCAAGCTCACCGAGGACGAGTGGAACGCGTACGCGCCCAGCGTGCTGCCGACGCCGGCCGACGACGACGTCCTCAAAGCGTTTTTCAAGAACCCCAACTGGATCGCATCGAAAGGGAATCTCAACTAA
- a CDS encoding enoyl-CoA hydratase/isomerase family protein has translation MSSAVNGATQTPFGREARSFDGKRVINYSKDGHVAIIEMDDPPANTYTHEMMRQLDDAILDARFDGDVEVILLAGKGEKFFSAGANIGMLNSVTPEFKYMFCLHANETLLRLEQTPKLVIAALNGHTVGGGLEIAMAADIRIARQDAGKIGLPEVALGVLPGTGGTQRLARLVGKSRSIELMVTGKTVSFEQALDWGIINDIYEGSAQEFREQMLDYARQFCTPNKAPMAVGHIKRSVQTGAELPLQDALALERELQSLLFKSEDAKEGIAAYNEKRVAKFKNK, from the coding sequence ATGAGCTCAGCAGTGAACGGCGCAACGCAGACCCCGTTCGGACGCGAGGCGCGTTCGTTCGACGGCAAGCGCGTCATCAACTATTCGAAGGACGGTCACGTCGCCATCATCGAGATGGACGATCCGCCGGCCAACACGTACACGCACGAGATGATGCGTCAGCTCGACGACGCGATTCTCGACGCTCGCTTCGACGGCGACGTCGAGGTGATTTTACTCGCGGGCAAAGGCGAGAAATTCTTCTCGGCCGGAGCGAACATCGGCATGCTCAACTCCGTCACGCCCGAGTTCAAGTATATGTTCTGCCTTCACGCCAACGAGACGCTGTTGCGCTTGGAGCAGACGCCGAAGCTCGTCATCGCCGCGCTCAACGGACATACCGTCGGCGGCGGTCTCGAGATCGCAATGGCGGCCGACATCCGCATCGCGCGTCAGGATGCGGGCAAAATCGGTCTGCCGGAGGTCGCGCTCGGCGTACTTCCCGGAACCGGCGGCACACAGCGCCTCGCGCGGTTGGTCGGCAAGTCGCGCTCGATCGAGCTCATGGTGACCGGCAAGACCGTAAGCTTCGAGCAGGCCTTGGATTGGGGCATCATCAACGACATCTACGAAGGCAGCGCGCAAGAGTTCCGCGAGCAAATGCTGGACTACGCCAGGCAGTTCTGCACGCCCAATAAGGCGCCGATGGCGGTCGGACACATCAAGCGCAGCGTGCAAACCGGTGCCGAGCTTCCGTTGCAGGATGCGCTCGCGCTCGAGCGCGAGCTGCAATCATTGCTCTTCAAGAGCGAAGACGCTAAAGAAGGCATCGCGGCGTACAACGAAAAGCGCGTCGCCAAGTTCAAAAACAAATAA
- a CDS encoding STAS domain-containing protein, with the protein MSTLVVVFTGEYDVACKDALRREFRRIESEPNVVFDLSAAEYFDSSCIGELLALRKERRRQGFSRETIVVPPGESTIKRVVDLCGLARIFNVTRAYQPRAGEVVVMQYVSG; encoded by the coding sequence ATGTCCACTTTGGTAGTGGTCTTTACGGGCGAATATGACGTCGCCTGTAAGGACGCATTGAGGCGCGAGTTCCGGCGTATTGAGTCAGAACCAAACGTCGTTTTCGATCTTTCGGCAGCCGAGTATTTCGATTCGTCGTGTATCGGCGAGCTGCTGGCCTTGCGCAAAGAGCGCCGGCGTCAAGGGTTCTCCCGCGAAACGATCGTCGTACCGCCGGGCGAAAGTACGATCAAGCGCGTCGTCGATCTATGCGGACTGGCGAGAATCTTCAACGTGACGAGGGCATACCAACCGCGCGCCGGCGAAGTCGTCGTGATGCAGTACGTCTCGGGGTAA
- a CDS encoding DUF190 domain-containing protein, with protein sequence MEGFKQGRLLRIFIDENDRHGVQPAYTAIVEFLRAKNVAGATVFRAIEGYGSHQQIHIAKVFSWIPNLPILIEVVDDAEKIDAILPELEALIGEGLVTLEAAEYLRLGKHRPQDDPSRSSISR encoded by the coding sequence GTGGAAGGCTTTAAGCAGGGCCGGCTGCTGCGAATCTTCATCGACGAGAACGACCGGCACGGGGTCCAGCCGGCGTACACGGCAATCGTCGAGTTCCTGCGCGCCAAAAACGTGGCAGGCGCAACGGTATTTCGCGCAATCGAGGGGTACGGCAGCCATCAGCAGATCCATATCGCGAAAGTCTTTTCGTGGATTCCGAACCTCCCGATCCTCATCGAGGTCGTCGATGACGCGGAGAAGATCGATGCCATTCTGCCCGAGCTCGAAGCGCTGATCGGCGAAGGCCTCGTGACGCTCGAAGCCGCCGAATACTTACGGCTCGGGAAGCACCGGCCTCAGGACGACCCCTCGCGTTCGAGCATTTCGCGGTAG
- a CDS encoding ATP-dependent DNA ligase has product MEAFARVAEAVAARPRKLDKIALIAEYLRELDAADLVAAARFFTGSPFAARDHRTLSVGGRSIVAAARRVWEFDDAQLGAAYRDTGDLGVALGRLVRPPRDATLFTDRLTPASLDSLFGEIAGASGKNAGKRREVVLERILRACDAPLVATYVVKIVTGDLRIGLREGLVLDAIARAFDADTAAVRRGLMACGDVGEVALSAKQQTLEQLRVLYGTPIGFMLASPIAYGDAYRELAGATWLLEDKYDGIRAQAHVRDGTVRLFSRRLNDVTASYPKVASALRAIENDVILDGEIVGMRDGRVLPFRELQMRMQTDVPVVYVIFDLLALDEVLLVDEPLVRRRELLAGAVVPNETLSIAPFDPAAEIAAIDVNERFEAARKRGNEGLMLKRADSPYAPGRRGKWWLKLKRELTTLDVVIVAVEWGHGKRSNVLSDYTFAVRGDDGTLVAIGKAYSGLTDAEIAELTEWFLAHRLPDGRQREKARAYEIPVEPQIVLEVAFDVVQKSDLHESGFALRFPRIVRIRDDKPPQEIDTLETVREVYREMLEREGSS; this is encoded by the coding sequence GTGGAAGCCTTTGCGCGCGTAGCCGAAGCCGTCGCCGCCCGTCCGCGTAAGCTGGACAAGATCGCGCTTATTGCCGAATATCTGCGCGAGCTCGACGCGGCCGATCTGGTCGCGGCGGCGCGCTTTTTTACGGGCAGTCCTTTCGCCGCGCGCGACCACCGTACGCTCTCGGTCGGCGGCCGCTCGATCGTCGCCGCGGCGCGGCGTGTCTGGGAGTTCGACGACGCGCAGCTTGGTGCGGCGTACAGGGATACGGGCGATTTAGGCGTCGCGCTCGGCCGTCTCGTCCGCCCGCCGCGCGATGCTACGCTCTTTACGGATCGTTTGACGCCCGCCTCGTTGGACTCGCTCTTCGGCGAGATCGCCGGTGCGAGCGGCAAGAACGCGGGCAAACGTCGCGAGGTGGTGTTGGAGCGAATTCTCCGCGCCTGCGACGCTCCGCTCGTTGCCACGTACGTCGTGAAGATCGTCACCGGCGATCTGCGCATCGGATTACGTGAAGGATTGGTACTCGACGCGATCGCGCGCGCATTCGATGCCGACACGGCCGCGGTTCGGCGCGGATTGATGGCGTGCGGCGACGTCGGCGAGGTCGCCCTTTCGGCAAAGCAGCAAACGCTCGAGCAGCTGCGCGTGCTTTACGGAACGCCCATCGGCTTCATGCTCGCGTCGCCGATCGCGTACGGCGACGCCTACCGGGAGCTCGCCGGCGCAACGTGGCTGTTGGAAGACAAGTACGACGGCATCCGCGCGCAAGCGCACGTGCGCGACGGTACGGTGCGCCTCTTTTCGCGGCGGCTCAACGACGTGACGGCGTCGTATCCGAAGGTTGCGTCGGCGCTGCGTGCCATCGAGAACGACGTCATTCTGGACGGCGAGATCGTCGGAATGCGCGACGGCCGCGTGCTGCCGTTTCGCGAGCTGCAAATGCGAATGCAGACCGACGTGCCGGTGGTATACGTTATCTTCGACCTGCTGGCACTCGACGAGGTGCTTCTCGTCGACGAGCCCCTGGTGCGGCGGCGCGAGCTGCTCGCGGGCGCGGTCGTGCCGAACGAGACGCTGTCGATCGCCCCGTTCGATCCGGCCGCAGAAATCGCCGCGATCGACGTCAACGAGCGTTTCGAAGCGGCACGCAAGCGCGGCAACGAAGGGCTCATGCTCAAGCGCGCCGACTCGCCCTACGCGCCGGGACGGCGCGGCAAGTGGTGGCTCAAGCTCAAGCGCGAGCTGACGACGCTCGACGTGGTCATCGTTGCAGTGGAGTGGGGCCATGGCAAGCGATCGAACGTGCTTTCCGATTACACGTTTGCCGTGCGCGGCGACGACGGCACGCTGGTCGCCATCGGCAAGGCCTATTCGGGACTCACGGACGCAGAGATCGCCGAACTGACCGAGTGGTTCCTGGCGCATCGGCTCCCCGACGGCCGGCAACGCGAAAAAGCGCGTGCCTACGAAATTCCCGTCGAACCGCAGATCGTGCTCGAAGTCGCCTTCGACGTCGTTCAGAAGAGCGATTTACACGAAAGCGGTTTTGCGCTGCGCTTTCCTCGCATCGTACGCATCCGCGACGACAAACCGCCCCAAGAGATCGATACGCTGGAAACGGTACGGGAAGTCTACCGCGAAATGCTCGAACGCGAGGGGTCGTCCTGA
- a CDS encoding serine hydrolase domain-containing protein — MHASRLLRALVAAAGLTAVAATGTPSHPPASSIDDALAAIERYAPVAMANQQTPGLSVAITDRTKTLRIITLGYANVDARTPVSPQTRFAIGSITKSMTTLSIMQLHDEGRIDLDARVKRYLPWFSIDAGGSPILIHQLLSHTAGIPDDYSQENSSLYDVAMLRDSKVLFKPGTDWSYSNDGFATLGAVAAGVDRRPWSDVVERRVFGPLGMSDSAAVFTPQTLATAALGYQWRDNDRPPTLDPVLVASPPLDFVDPAGSVLSTPEDMARYMRLYLDGGKLPNGSRLISAQSFDRMTTPDRLNDGKPAGSSTPVLAEAPLFYRKYGFGLSVFDVNGDHLIGHTGGVSGYTACMQMNLTRGFGVIAFANHVEAPLHPCAIVLYAMHVLRAQAAGQPLPTPKPTPDPAHVEHASDYAGSYRSGESVLRITAQGDRLSLVDGATTSTLYPRDTDQFWSDDPRYATFLLAFGRDAHKRVVELTYGSQWFPNAAYGGPRNFPHPKAWDAYVGRYENVFLGQPYITRAIIVKNQLTLDGVAPLRPLHDGTFAMGSSTVRFDTYAGGRAQRMVIDDSRLYRLDLQ, encoded by the coding sequence ATGCACGCCTCACGTCTTCTTCGGGCGCTCGTTGCCGCGGCCGGATTAACGGCCGTCGCCGCCACCGGAACGCCCTCGCATCCGCCGGCGTCGTCGATCGACGACGCGCTCGCGGCGATCGAACGCTACGCGCCCGTCGCGATGGCGAACCAGCAAACTCCGGGCCTATCGGTCGCGATCACCGACCGAACCAAGACGTTGCGGATCATTACGCTCGGCTACGCTAACGTCGACGCGCGCACGCCGGTTTCGCCCCAGACGCGCTTTGCGATCGGCTCGATCACCAAATCGATGACGACACTCTCGATCATGCAGCTGCACGACGAGGGGCGCATCGATCTCGATGCGCGCGTCAAGCGCTATTTACCGTGGTTTTCCATCGACGCCGGCGGCAGCCCGATTTTGATTCATCAACTTCTTTCGCATACGGCCGGCATTCCCGACGACTACTCGCAGGAAAACTCGTCGCTTTACGACGTCGCGATGCTGCGCGATTCCAAAGTGCTGTTCAAGCCCGGGACGGATTGGTCGTACTCGAACGACGGATTCGCGACGCTCGGTGCGGTTGCCGCCGGCGTCGATCGACGGCCGTGGAGCGACGTCGTGGAACGCCGCGTATTCGGTCCGCTGGGAATGAGCGATAGCGCCGCGGTGTTCACGCCGCAGACCTTGGCGACGGCCGCGTTGGGTTATCAATGGCGCGACAACGACCGCCCGCCGACGCTCGATCCGGTGCTGGTTGCGTCGCCCCCGCTCGACTTCGTGGATCCCGCGGGCTCGGTGCTTTCGACGCCGGAGGACATGGCGCGATACATGCGCTTGTATCTCGACGGCGGAAAGCTTCCGAACGGCAGCCGCCTGATTTCCGCGCAGTCGTTCGATCGAATGACGACCCCGGACCGGCTCAACGACGGTAAGCCGGCGGGCTCGTCGACGCCGGTGCTCGCCGAAGCGCCCCTCTTCTACCGGAAGTACGGTTTCGGCTTATCGGTTTTCGACGTAAACGGCGATCACTTGATCGGCCATACGGGCGGCGTATCGGGGTACACAGCCTGCATGCAAATGAATCTGACGCGCGGATTCGGCGTTATTGCGTTTGCCAACCACGTCGAGGCGCCGCTGCACCCGTGTGCGATCGTGCTTTACGCGATGCACGTGCTGCGCGCGCAGGCTGCCGGTCAACCGCTTCCGACGCCCAAGCCGACGCCGGATCCCGCGCACGTCGAGCACGCCTCCGATTACGCCGGAAGCTATCGCTCGGGGGAGTCGGTTCTTCGCATCACCGCGCAAGGCGACCGCTTGTCGCTCGTCGACGGCGCGACGACGTCCACACTCTATCCGCGCGACACGGATCAGTTTTGGAGCGACGACCCGCGCTACGCAACGTTCCTGCTCGCGTTCGGGCGGGACGCGCACAAGCGTGTCGTCGAGTTGACGTACGGGTCCCAGTGGTTTCCCAATGCCGCGTACGGGGGGCCGCGCAATTTTCCGCATCCCAAAGCGTGGGACGCTTACGTGGGCCGGTATGAAAACGTCTTCCTCGGCCAGCCGTATATCACGCGCGCGATTATCGTCAAGAATCAACTGACGCTCGACGGCGTCGCGCCGCTGCGGCCGCTGCACGACGGAACCTTTGCGATGGGCTCGTCGACGGTGCGGTTCGATACGTACGCCGGCGGCCGAGCGCAGCGCATGGTCATCGACGACAGCCGGCTCTATCGTCTCGACTTGCAATGA
- the cysK gene encoding cysteine synthase A: MARIYENLADTFGNTPLVKIPRLNSGLGATVLVKMESFNPAGSVKDRIGVAMIEDAERNGRLRPGMTILEPTSGNTGIALAFVAAAKGYPVILVMPDTMTIERRNLLKAYGAQVVLTPGTQGMPGAIDRANDIAAGEPSKYFMPQQFENPANPDVHRRTTAEEIWRDTDGTVDAFVSAIGTGGTITGVGEVLKARKPVVRIVAVEPDGSPVLSGGKPGPHKIQGTGGGFVPKILNTKIYDEVIRITDAGAIAMTQRLAREEGMLVGISSGANVAAALDVAARPDMKGKTIVTIGCDTGERYLSNPVFAEQEAVVVERALVG, translated from the coding sequence ATGGCACGCATTTACGAGAATCTTGCCGATACGTTCGGCAACACGCCGTTGGTCAAAATCCCGCGGCTCAACAGCGGTCTGGGCGCCACCGTTCTGGTGAAGATGGAGTCCTTCAATCCGGCCGGATCGGTCAAGGATCGCATCGGCGTCGCCATGATCGAAGACGCCGAGCGCAACGGGCGGCTTCGCCCCGGCATGACGATCCTGGAACCGACCAGCGGAAACACCGGCATCGCGCTCGCGTTCGTCGCGGCCGCCAAAGGCTATCCGGTGATTCTCGTGATGCCCGATACGATGACGATCGAGCGGCGCAATCTCCTCAAAGCGTACGGCGCTCAGGTCGTGCTGACGCCGGGAACGCAAGGCATGCCCGGCGCGATCGATCGCGCCAACGACATTGCGGCCGGCGAGCCATCGAAGTATTTCATGCCGCAGCAGTTCGAGAATCCGGCCAACCCCGACGTTCACCGGCGCACGACCGCCGAAGAGATTTGGCGCGACACCGACGGCACCGTCGACGCCTTCGTTTCGGCGATCGGCACGGGTGGAACGATCACCGGCGTCGGTGAAGTGCTCAAAGCCCGCAAGCCCGTGGTGAGAATCGTTGCCGTCGAGCCCGACGGCTCGCCGGTGCTTTCGGGAGGCAAGCCCGGCCCGCACAAAATTCAAGGGACGGGCGGCGGTTTCGTACCGAAGATCCTCAATACGAAGATCTACGACGAAGTGATTCGCATTACGGATGCCGGCGCCATTGCGATGACGCAGCGTCTGGCGCGCGAAGAGGGTATGCTCGTCGGCATTTCCAGCGGCGCCAACGTGGCGGCGGCACTGGACGTCGCAGCGCGTCCGGACATGAAAGGAAAGACGATCGTTACGATTGGGTGCGATACCGGCGAGCGCTACCTGAGCAACCCAGTCTTTGCCGAGCAGGAAGCCGTAGTCGTCGAGCGCGCGCTCGTTGGCTGA